A DNA window from Branchiostoma lanceolatum isolate klBraLanc5 chromosome 17, klBraLanc5.hap2, whole genome shotgun sequence contains the following coding sequences:
- the LOC136422605 gene encoding uncharacterized protein isoform X2, which produces MGVDLGTYRARIGCFSNPGPDSLHCWAEASCLLVWLVMSQLMLKLAGDVEENPGPKQRKAPKEKGGQGGQKRQWSPDVQETGADAGEGFVFCPLTQTDQFTLSGDHSSVRRAP; this is translated from the exons ATGGGGGTTGACCTGGGAACATACAGGGCGCGGATAGGCTGCTTCAGCAACCCTGGACCTGACTCCCTGCACTGTTGGGCAGAGGCGTCATGTTTGCTGGTGTGGCTGGTCATGTCACAACTAATGCTGAAGCTAGCGGGGGATGTGGAGGAGAATCCTGGACCCAAGCAAAG GAAGGCACCAAAGGAAAAGGGTGGCCAGGGAGGACAGAAAAGGCAGTGGTCCCCAGATGTGCAGGAGACAGGAGCAGATGCTGGTGAAGGGTTTGTGTTTTGCCCTTTGACGCAGACTGACCAGTTCACATTATCAG GAGACCATTCTTCTGTTCGAAGAGCACCTTAA
- the LOC136422605 gene encoding uncharacterized protein isoform X1, translated as MHFDGTWATDIEIYCMASMLRRPIFVYSYCGTREGWRWMKFSPTGIVREDTYLSDGGYSSGIYLRNTDRNHYDIVTDVMSLEQSRNMSRGQRWRHMKKITAEQAEQFLAVDRMRKAKRAHDEEYKKCKRFQESSRYHSDEVLRKRKLWQQQTRYHTDESHKKEKLEQQQTRYHTDESHKKEKLEQQQTRYHTDESHKKEKLEQQQTRYHTDESHKKEKLEQQQTRYQTDESHRMEKLEQLQTRYQTDEDYRMEKLEQLQTRYQTDEDHRMEKLEQDRKRYQSDPELRAEKIAQVQNNRREKHDSIIVEQAVKKFQKECREGLKHVCTVCHKIFFRSQVVVCVRSKFDSSVHGCLTGEYVHKCNKECTRQPCPKVKSHGKEWICYTCKGYLLKKKIPAQAQTNKMSLPEIPPQLKCLNTLESQLVAVRIPFMKVTALPKGGQKGVNGPVVCVPADVSKTHAVLPRMPSEAQFVKVKLKKKLEYRGHYMYRQISPLKVDTALQYLVDNNKHYNGVSVDTDWVVPWTEEGGFIQPAITETEHGHDDTQNHTDGEQQEGSDMVRAAIDGMEDEEMDNILGQINVEKVTEEAALNEDDDDDQLRGLPHDTCLQPVDIGQDFLDHYDEHVLCVAPGEGNRPVFVFKEVGGEAMSFPVQFPTGEYSFNDDRETRITASQYFKARLMGADSRFASDASYIFYAQYVIETHFIRSNISISLRKSSPITSDGRRIGAQMLSDREDVQAILKSDEGYRFLQPVRGTPQFWEKTLNELYAMIRQIGIPTWFVTFSAADLRWPEVLEAIRQDRGTVPVSELTWEERCDILKSNPVTAARMFDHRVKLLFKHLIQSQSQPIGEVVETFSRTEFQARGSPHIHCLLWVKDAPKLNVNSEEEICAFVDRYVCSQLPDSEADKELFDIVSQVQTHRKGHTASCKKGGKVCRFGFPKPPVKQTFMCGPVKLQDLTDAEMASFKGRKKQAEAVLKKFWDVLDKTKEPNKCSTDTILKEADLSAAEFCDAFNLMATRKQVVLRREPKDMWVNNYNPHLLRAWNGNMDIQYVLDAYSCVKYIVSYISKAEREMGKLLKQAQKEAREGNQDVVNEMRKVGNAYLHHREVSAQEAVYRACSLKLKDCSREVIFIPTDEKASRLSKPLAAIQNIASAENGEEESIWMPSIMDRYKARPLEEPFQTMCAAKFVSEYRVVSFSGKQQDGEQPSRGTKKYVLNDNLGSVQKRTRSNPAIIRFAKFNKEKDPERFYLTLLKLYLPHYSDMQLKPEQFAKYEDFYLSGSVLLSERTGVLNVRDIVENNRCQFEKNREELEGARKEVENTSSDLDDAWAQIFPVQEQDRFECQDAQVKVQLFDDEDIEDDIPDLAIVDRTDKSKEQGFTLEKCQLQIASKTALPLMQSLNPMQQDVFYFVRKWCLETAVGKRPEPFHIFVTGGAGTGKSHLIKCICYEATRILKQTQENPDDISVLLTAPTGTAAFNIGGSTVHHAFHLTFGSKYQPLSEKTLNTVRAQYQSLKIVVIDEVSMVDKNVMSFIDGRLGQLTHAHPDAKFGNVSILAVGDMYQLPPVKGKSLCRDRKKEIIDLWNPIFEVVQLEEIMRQKDDAAFAELLNRLRVKRKKDKLSDEDDKTLCSRVLSLDFASDDYPKDALHIFGTNDTVDRHNDNMLILRCSPIRRYEAFDFSKDLCSGSIKRRDLVEGVRDDLLDVLRVGVGARVILCRNVNVEDGLVNGAFGTVTGMKGGEDNASEVATVYVLFDNPRVGAEERQKSAVPKEIPVNSVPVRQIESTLKKIRNVTRHQIPLKLAWACTTHKVQGMTVPKAVVSMKKAFASGMSYVALSRVCSIGGLYITDYKQDSIYCDEQVEEAVKSMRHLQFRCDPFINIDDRSESNRVLNIVHHNTEGLVGHFKSLKSTCLLKADIICLTETWLSGDVQSSQVQLENFTVFRQDRRRVCEADSMTTSSPHGGVAVYVRDGYRCSEIPIPSDIRLECVVMRMSAEGVEILIVPIYRPPNVKKDVFICNLEKLMQHLATVKRNTTIFLGDFNENLISGEDNKKILNFFVTKDFEQLVEDPTTMKGTLIDHVYISPVPSNVSCGVIQTFYSYHDAVYCSLYQ; from the coding sequence ATGCATTTTGATGGTACATGGGCAACTGATATTGAAATCTACTGCATGGCTTCAATGCTTAGAAGACCTATCTTTGTATATAGTTATTGTGGTACAAGGGAGGGGTGGAGATGGATGAAATTTTCTCCAACAGGAATCGTAAGAGAGGACACTTACTTGTCAGATGGTGGGTATAGCTCTGGTATCTATCTTCGGAATACAGATAGAAATCACTATGACATTGTCACAGATGTAATGAGCTTAGAGCAGTCGAGGAATATGTCGAGGGGTCAACGGTGGCGccacatgaaaaaaattacagcAGAACAAGCAGAACAGTTCCTTGCGGTAGACCGCATGCGAAAGGCTAAGCGTGCCCATGATGAAGAATACAAGAAGTGTAAAAGGttccaagaaagttcaagataTCATAGTGATGAGGTcctcagaaagagaaaactttgGCAACAACAGACCAGGTACCACACTGATGAGAGCCACAAGAAGGAGAAACTTGAACAACAACAGACCAGGTACCACACTGATGAGAGCCACAAGAAGGAGAAACTTGAACAACAACAGACCAGGTACCACACTGATGAGAGCCACAAGAAGGAGAAACTTGAACAACAACAGACCAGGTACCACACTGATGAGAGCCACAAGAAGGAGAAACTTGAACAACAACAGACCAGGTACCAAACTGATGAGAGCCACAGGatggaaaaacttgaacaacTACAGACCAGGTACCAAACTGATGAGGACTACAGGATGGAGAAACTTGAACAACTACAGACCAGGTACCAAACTGATGAGGACCACAGGATGGAGAAACTTGAACAAGATAGGAAAAGGTATCAAAGTGATCCAGAACTAAGAGCAGAAAAAATAGCACAggttcagaataatagaaggGAGAAACATGATTCCATAATTGTGGAGCAAGCTGTTAAAAAGTTCCAGAAGGAATGCAGGGAAGGACTTAAACATGTTTGTACTGTGTGCCATAAGATATTCTTCCGTTCACAAGTCGTGGTGTGTGTTCGATCTAAGTTTGATTCTTCAGTTCATGGCTGTCTGACAGGTGAGTATGTTCATAAATGTAACAAAGAGTGCACCAGACAGCCTTGTCCTAAAGTTAAGTCACATGGTAAGGAATGGATTTGTTACACCTGCAAAGGTTActtgttgaaaaagaaaattccagCCCAGGCGCAAACTAACAAGATGAGTCTTCCAGAAATACCACCCCAGTTGAAATGTCTCAATACACTTGAGTCACAGTTAGTAGCTGTGAGAATACCATTCATGAAGGTAACAGCTCTTCCGAAAGGTGGTCAGAAAGGAGTTAATGGTCCTGTAGTGTGTGTTCCAGCAGATGTAAGTAAAACACATGCGGTTCTACCCAGAATGCCTTCAGAGGCGCAGTTTGTCAAAGTGAAGCTAAAGAAGAAGTTAGAGTACAGAGggcattacatgtacagacaaataAGTCCATTGAAGGTTGACACTGCTCTGCAATATCTTGTAGACAATAACAAACATTACAATGGTGTTTCTGTTGACACCGACTGGGTCGTgccgtggactgaggaagggGGGTTCATCCAACCGGCTATTACTGAAACTGAACATGGTCACGATGACACACAAAATCATACAGACGGCGAGCAGCAGGAAGGGAGTGACATGGTCCGGGCAGCCATAGATGGCATGGAAGACGAGGAGATGGACAACATTCTTGGACAGATCAATGTTGAAAAAGTAACGGAAGAGGCAGCTCTGAATGAAGACGACGATGACGACCAGCTAAGGGGTCTTCCACATGATACATGCCTGCAACCAGTAGACATAGGACAGGACTTCCTTGATCACTATGATGAACACGTACTTTGTGTGGCCCCGGGAGAAGGTAATAGGCCAGTTTTTGTCTTCAAGGAAGTCGGAGGAGAGGCGATGTCTTTCCCGGTACAGTTTCCAACGGGAGAGTATTCTTTCAACGATGACCGCGAGACACGTATAACTGCCAGTCAGTACTTCAAGGCACGCCTTATGGGAGCAGACTCACGGTTTGCGAGCGATGCCAGCTACATATTCTATGCACAATATGTAATAGAAACGCACTTCATACGatcaaatatttccatttcGTTGCGAAAAAGTTCACCAATCACAAGTGACGGGCGTAGAATAGGGGCCCAAATGTTGTCGGACAGAGAGGACGTACAGGCCATTCTTAAGTCAGATGAAGGCTATCGCTTCCTTCAGCCAGTCAGGGGTACTCCACAGTTCTGGGAAAAGACGCTCAATGAATTGTACGCAATGATCAGGCAGATTGGAATTCCCACGTGGTTCGTGACTTTTTCTGCGGCGGACTTGCGATGGCCAGAAGTTTTGGAAGCAATTCGACAAGATCGTGGTACCGTACCAGTGAGTGAGTTGACGTGGGAAGAGCGTTGTGACATTTTGAAGAGTAATCCAGTCACTGCTGCTCGCATGTTTGATCACAGAGTCAAGCTGCTTTTCAAACATCTCATTCAGTCTCAGTCGCAACCCATAGGGGAAGTTGTAGAAACTTTTTCAAGAACTGAATTTCAGGCCCGTGGCAGTCCACACATACATTGCTTGTTGTGGGTGAAAGATGCGCCGAAATTGAACGTAAATTCTGAAGAGGAGATATGTGCCTTTGTGGACAGGTATGTGTGCAGTCAGCTACCCGACTCAGAGGCAGATAAGGAGCTATTTGACATAGTTAGTCAGGTTCAAACGCACCGGAAAGGTCATACAGCATCCTGCAAGAAAGGTGGCAAGGTCTGTAGGTTTGGATTCCCAAAACCTCCCGTGAAGCAGACATTTATGTGCGGCCCCGTGAAACTGCAAGATCTAACTGATGCAGAAATGGCATCcttcaaaggaagaaagaagcAAGCCGAAGCAGTCCTTAAAAAATTCTGGGACGTGTTGGACAAGACCAAGGAGCCAAACAAGTGCTCCACGGACACCATTCTGAAGGAGGCAGATCTCTCGGCCGCAGAGTTCTGTGACGCCTTCAATTTGATGGCAACCAGGAAGCAAGTAGTGCTCAGGCGCGAGCCAAAAGACATGTGGGTGAACAATTACAATCCACATCTACTCCGGGCTTGGAATGGTAACATGGACATCCAATATGTTCTCGATGCGTACAGTTGTGTTAAGTACATTGTATCGTACATTAGCAAAGCAGAAAGGGAAATGGGAAAGCTACTTAAACAGGCCCAGAAAGAGGCTAGGGAAGGGAATCAGGATGTAGTTAATGAAATGAGAAAAGTAGGCAACGCCTACCTTCACCACAGGGAAGTGAGTGCGCAGGAGGCAGTGTATCGAGCCTGTAGCCTGAAGCTAAAGGATTGTTCAAGAGAAGTCATTTTCATACCGACAGATGAGAAAGCTAGTCGCCTGTCTAAACCCTTGGCAGCGATCCAGAACATTGCTAGTGCAGAAAACGGCGAGGAGGAAAGCATCTGGATGCCGAGCATTATGGACCGATACAAGGCGAGACCACTGGAAGAACCCTTCCAAACAATGTGTGCCGCAAAGTTTGTCTCTGAGTATCGTGTGGTTTCCTTTTCGGGGAAGCAACAAGATGGTGAGCAGCCATCTCGAGGCACCAAGAAGTATGTCCTGAATGATAATTTAGGGTCTGTACAAAAGCGCACCAGATCGAACCCTGCTATCATTCGCTTTGCCAAGTTTAATAAGGAAAAAGATCCAGAGCGATTCTACTTGACGTTGCTCAAGTTATACTTGCCGCACTACTCTGACATGCAGTTAAAACCAGAACAGTTTGCAAAGTATGAAGACTTCTACTTGAGTGGCTCTGTTTTATTGTCTGAAAGGACAGGTGTCTTAAATGTCAGGGATATTGTGGAGAATAACAGGTGTCAATTTGAGAAAAATCGTGAAGAACTTGAGGGGGCACGTAAAGAAGTAGAAAACACCAGCAGTGATCTAGATGATGCTTGGGCCCAGATCTTCCCTGTACAGGAACAGGACAGATTTGAGTGTCAAGACGCGCAAGTAAAAGTCCAACTTTTTGATGATGAAGATATTGAGGATGACATCCCTGATCTTGCGATTGTGGACAGGACAGACAAGTCGAAAGAACAAGGCTTCACCCTAGAAAAATGCCAGTTGCAGATCGCTTCAAAAACTGCACTCCCTCTAATGCAGTCGCTCAATCCCATGCAACAagatgttttctattttgtacggAAGTGGTGTTTGGAAACTGCAGTGGGGAAGCGACCGGAGccctttcatatttttgtaacgGGCGGTGCTGGGACCGGAAAGAGCCATCTTATCAAGTGCATATGTTACGAAGCTACGAGAATACTTAAGCAGACACAAGAGAACCCTGACGATATCTCTGTCCTACTTACGGCGCCCACGGGAACGGCCGCTTTCAACATCGGTGGAAGCACTGTCCACCATGCGTTCCACTTGACATTTGGTTCTAAATATCAACCCCTCTCGGAAAAAACACTGAATACAGTGCGCGCACAGTACCAAAGTCTAAAGATTGTGGTCATAGATGAAGTGTCGATGgttgataaaaatgtaatgtCCTTCATCGACGGCAGATTGGGCCAACTGACACATGCGCACCCAGATGCAAAGTTTGGAAatgtaagtatattggcagttgGCGACATGTACCAACTACCTCCAGTCAAAGGTAAGAGCCTTTGCAGGGATAGAAAAAAAGAGATCATTGACCTCTGGAATCCCATTTTTGAAGTTGTGCAACTAGAGGAGATCATGAGGCAGAAGGATGATGCTGCATTTGCCGAGCTTTTGAACAGGCTTAGggtaaagagaaagaaagacaaactttcagatgaagatgacaaaactCTGTGTTCAAGGGTGCTCTCTCTTGACTTTGCATCAGATGATTACCCTAAAGATGCCCTTCACATTTTCGGCACCAATGATACTGTTGATCGGCATAATGACAACATGTTGATCCTCCGGTGTTCACCGATTAGACGATACGAGGCCTTTGATTTTTCCAAAGATCTGTGCTCAGGTTCGATTAAAAGGAGAGATTTAGTTGAAGGGGTACGAGACGACCTACTAGATGTGCTCCGAGTCGGAGTTGGTGCTAGGGTCATACTTTGCCGCAATGTCAACGTTGAAGATGGTTTAGTGAATGGTGCATTTGGAACTGTGACTGGAATGAAAGGTGGGGAAGATAATGCCAGTGAAGTTGCAACTGTTTATGTGCTATTTGATAACCCAAGGGTAGGTGCTGAGGAAAGGCAAAAGAGTGCTGTTCCCAAGGAGATACCTGTCAACTCAGTGCCAGTGCGTCAGATCGAGagcaccttgaaaaaaattcgCAATGTTACACGTCACCAAATCCCGTTGAAGCTAGCCTGGGCATGTacgacacacaaagtgcagggCATGACTGTTCCTAAAGCggttgtctccatgaaaaaggcttTCGCATCAGGTATGTCGTATGTGGCATTAAGTAGGGTTTGTTCAATAGGTGGGCTCTACATTACCGACTACAAGCAGGACTCTATCTACTGTGATGAGCAAGTAGAGGAGGCGGTCAAAAGTATGAGGCACTTACAGTTTAGATGTGACCCGTTCATAAATATTGATGACAGATCTGAAAGCAATAGGGTCCTAAATATTGTCCACCACAATACTGAAGGCCTGGTAGGCCACTTTAAAAGTCTGAAATCCACCTGTCTGCTCAAAGCTGATATAATATGCTTGACTGAGACATGGCTATCTGGTGATGTGCAGTCTTCTCAGGTGCAGCTAGAAAACTTTACTGTGTTTCGTCAAGACAGGAGACGTGTTTGTGAGGCAGACTCTATGACAACAAGTTCCCCTCATGGAGGAGTGGCAGTTTATGTCCGTGATGGGTACAGATGTTCTGAAATACCTATTCCAAGTGACATACGCCTTGAATGTGTGGTTATGCGTATGTCTGCTGAGGGAGTGGAAATTCTCATTGTACCTATTTACAGGCCACCCAATGTGAAAAAAgatgtattcatatgcaatttaGAGAAATTGATGCAGCACCTGGCCACGGTGAAACGAAATACTACAATCTTTCTTGGGGACTTTAACGAGAACTTGATTTCAggggaagacaacaaaaagattCTGAATTTCTTTGTGACAAAGGATTTCGAGCAGTTGGTGGAAGATCCTACAACCATGAAAGGAACCCTTATTgaccatgtttacatttcaccAGTGCCATCAAATGTAAGCTGTGGGGTCATACAGACATTTTACAGTTACCATGATGCTGTGTATTGTTCGCTGTATCAGTGA